TTCAAAAGGATTATTTAACAAACTATGTTTTGGCAAAATTCGTAAAGTATAACCAAAGTGACCGGTATTGTTACATCTAATTTCACCGGAAAATGTATGAATACCAACTTCCTCATTAGTTTTAACATAATTCATAATAACAAAACTATTTGAATTTGCATCGTTTCTATTATCGATTTTTCCGTAATAAATTTGAATATCAACGTCATTAGGTGAAAGTTTTCCTAATTCAACTTCACAACTAATTTTATATGATGAATCAACTTTCATCTCTGTTTTTGGATTTTCTTCGGAAACGCTTACGAATTTAATACTTTTCCAATTTTTTAATAATCCAGCTTTCCATTTAGAAAATTTCTTCGCCTCATCCCAATCATTTTCTAATATGAATTTTCTTCTATTCAAAGCTTTGTTATAATACTTATCCGTGTATTCAGAAACCATTCTATTAGTATTGAAAACTGGACCAAGATTTTTCATTGATTCTTTCATCATGTGAATCCATTTCCTTGGAAGTTTATCTTCACCTCTATCGTAAAAAGTAGTAACAATTTCTTTTTCTAAAGTTTCATAAATTAGGCGGGATTCAATCTCATCTTGATAATCAGTATTTTGATATTCTTCGCCATTTCCAATCTTCCAGCCTAATTCTCTTTGATATGCTTCATCCCACCAGCCATCTAAAATGCTAAAATTCAAACCTCCGTTTGCAATTATTTTCATTCCGGAAGTTCCGCTAGCTTCCAAAGGTCTTCTTGGATTATTTAACCAAACATCACAGCCTTCAACCATATATCGTGCAATGTTCATATCGTAATTTTCCAAGAAAACAATTCTTTTTCTAAAGAGTGGATCTTTTGATATTGAAACCAATTCTTGAATTAATTTTTTACCTTCTTCATCTTGAGGATGTGCTTTTCCCGCAATTATAAATTGCACCGGTCGATCGGGATTTGTTAAAAGGTCCGAAAGTCTTTCAATATCTCTTAAAATTAATGTTGCACGTTTGTAAGTTGCAAATCTTCTGGCAAAACCAATTGTTAGTGCGGAAGGATTAAGAACTTCCTTTGCAGCATCAATTTCTATGCTTGAAGCACCTCTGGAAATAAGTTGCTTTCTCAATCTCTTACGAGCAAACGAAACCAATCTTTCTCGTCTTCTTTCGTGCGTATTCCATAATTCTTCATCGGGAATTTCATCAACAGCTTTCCAAGCATCGTTATCACCATTTCCGGAAGCAAAATCTTCACCCAAATATCTTGTTAAAAGTTCAGACATTTCCGAAGATAAATGCGAACGTGTGTGAATTCCGTTAGTAATATGTTCAATCGGAATTTCATCAAAGGGAATATCCGGAAATCCTTGAGTCCACATTTTTTTTGAAACAACACCATGAAGTTTACTTACTCCGTTTACCATTCCCGCCATATTCATTGCTAAATGTGCCATATTAAAGTTTGCCGGAGGTTTATTTTGAATAATTGTTCCCAATTGGTAAAACTGTTTATCAGAAATTTTTAATTCTTCTCTGTAATATTTTCCGAAATATGACTCAACCATATCATTTCCAAAAACATCAATACCGGCGGGAACCGGTGTATGAGTTGTGAATATATTAGAGAAATTTCCTATATCTTTTGCTTGATCAAATGTTAATCCTTTTTGTATTAGTAAACGAATTCTTTCTAAAGCTAAAAATGCAGAATGCCCTTCGTTCATGTGGCAAACTAAAGGTTTTATATTTAATTCGTGTAAAGCTCTAATTCCACCAATTCCAAGAATTATTTCTTGCTGAATTCTTGTTTCTTTATTTCCACCATAAAGTGCACGAGTAATTTTTTTGTCTTCGTCATTGTTTTCCGGAACATTTGTGTCTAATAAATACAACGGAACTCTTCCAACTTGGATTTTCCAAATTTGGAAATAAACTTGTCTACCGGGAAAATCTAAAGAAATTTTGACTGGTGAATTATCTTCAGTTGTAACTAATGTCATTGGTAAATTTAAAAAATCAGAAATTGGATATTGTTCTTGCTGCCATCCATCAGCAGCTAAATACTGCTGAAAATATCCTTCTTTGTAACATAAGCCAATTCCAACTAAAGGAATACCTAGATCACTTGCGGATTTTAGATGATCTCCAGCTAAAACTCCTAAACCTCCGGAATAAATTTGCAGACATTCAGTTAATCCAAATTCAGCGGAAAAATATGCAATAAATGGTGTTTCAGCAGATCCATATTTTTTCTGATACCAAGTTGAGTCTTCTAAATAAATATTTAACTGCAAATAAACTCTATTCATGTGAGAAACAAATCCGTCATCTTCAGTCATCTCATTTAATTTTTTTTGACTAATTTTCCCAAGCATCATAACCGGATTGTGATTTGTACTTTCCCATAAATCACGGTCTAATCTCCAAAAAAGTTCTTGCGCATCATGATTCCAACTCCAATAAACGTTATATGCAATTTCTCTTAACGGTTCTAATTTTTCCGGCAAAGAAGGAATTACACTAAAATTTCCAATAAAATTGACCATTATATCTCCTATTATGTATTTTTCTTAATTCAAATTCATTATTTTACATTATAAAGTGTAAAATTACTTATAATCAAATATTTATATTGCATAGAAAATAAAAGTTTACAGAATAATATCAAAGTTGATTTTTATATTTATTCTATAATTTGTTGAAATACAATGACATTATCGATTCTTTTAATAATAACTTACATTATCGGATCATTTCCAACAGGATTTATCGTTCTAAAAATAACTCATAATTTAGATATTCGAAAAGTCGGTTCCGGAAATGTTGGAACATTAAATTCTTTTGAAGTTACAAATTCTAAGAAAATTGGAATTTTTGTACTTTTTGTTGATTTGATCAAAGGAATAATTTCTATAATATTGGCAAAATTACTAATTCCAAATGATTTCTTTGCAGCCGTTTTAGCTTTAAATTCAGCAGTTTTAGGTCATTGCTATTCAATTTGGATAAAATTTTCCGGAGGTAGAGGTTTAGCAACTGCAGCTGGTGGAGCGTTAGTTTTATCTCCGGCAATTTTAATAATTTGGTTATTTAACTGGGTAATTATGAAAAAAATTAGTTCAAATATTCATGTATCAAATTTTGGGGCAACAATAATGGTAATCATTTTTTCAATATTTTTTTCGGAAGAACTAAATTTAATTACATTTCCACCAGCGGAAGAAGGATTAATTTTTATATTTTCCATATCTTTACTGATGTTTATAATTCTAACAAAACACATTACTCCTTTAAAAGAAATTATTTACAAAAATTAGGTTGAAACAAGTAAAATGAAAAATTTGAAATATGTTTTTTTGTCTTCGTTCATAACTTTACTTTTTGCATCTATTATATTTGCATATTTTTATTACGAAAAAATCAATAATTCTAATGATCAAAATCAGTTAAACTTACCATCGGAAAGTCGGCAGCAAATTACTGAAAACAGTTCCATCATTCCCGCTAACATTAGAAAACTTGTTGATAATACAGTTACAAATAGTCGCGAGAATATTATTACAAGTACAGTTAAAAATGTAAGCTCGGCAATTGTTGGAATTAACGTAACTCAAACAAGATATTTTAGAGATCCATATAGTTTCTTTTTTGATAGAGTATACGAAAGACAAATTCCCGGTGTTGGTTCTGGTGCAATTATTTCTCCAGATGGATACATTATTACAAATGATCATGTTGCCGGAGATGCCGATAAAATAGTTGTTACAATGACAGACGGAACAGAATACAAAGCTGAATTAGTTGGAACCGATCAATCATCTGATATTGCATTGTTAAAAATTAATGCAAGAAATCTTCCGTATATTCAATTTGGAAATTCTGATGATATTTTAATCGGTGAGTGGGTTATTGCACTTGGCAATCCATTTGGACTTTTTGAAATCAATGATAAACCTACTGTAACTGTTGGTGTTGTAAGCGCATTAAACATGAATTTAGGATTGATCCAAGATAGATACTATTTAAAGATGATTCAAACAGATGCTTCAATAAATTCCGGCAACAGCGGCGGACCATTAGTGAATAGTGTTGGTGAAATGATTGGAATGAACACAATCATTTGGCAAGAAAATCAAGGCGGAAGTATTGGCGTTGGTTTTGCAATTCCAATTAATACAATAAAAGATATTATAGAAGAATTAAAATCAAATGGATTTGTTAACAGAGATTTTTGGACTGGAATCAGTATTCATCCAATAGATGATGCAATCGCAAAATATTATAAATTAAACAGCACGTATGGAGTTATAATTTCAAATGTTGATAGAAGATCTCCAGCAGAAAAAGCTGGATTGGAAGTTGGAGATGTAATCTTAGAAGTAAACGGAGC
The nucleotide sequence above comes from Ignavibacteriota bacterium. Encoded proteins:
- the glgP gene encoding alpha-glucan family phosphorylase, whose product is MVNFIGNFSVIPSLPEKLEPLREIAYNVYWSWNHDAQELFWRLDRDLWESTNHNPVMMLGKISQKKLNEMTEDDGFVSHMNRVYLQLNIYLEDSTWYQKKYGSAETPFIAYFSAEFGLTECLQIYSGGLGVLAGDHLKSASDLGIPLVGIGLCYKEGYFQQYLAADGWQQEQYPISDFLNLPMTLVTTEDNSPVKISLDFPGRQVYFQIWKIQVGRVPLYLLDTNVPENNDEDKKITRALYGGNKETRIQQEIILGIGGIRALHELNIKPLVCHMNEGHSAFLALERIRLLIQKGLTFDQAKDIGNFSNIFTTHTPVPAGIDVFGNDMVESYFGKYYREELKISDKQFYQLGTIIQNKPPANFNMAHLAMNMAGMVNGVSKLHGVVSKKMWTQGFPDIPFDEIPIEHITNGIHTRSHLSSEMSELLTRYLGEDFASGNGDNDAWKAVDEIPDEELWNTHERRRERLVSFARKRLRKQLISRGASSIEIDAAKEVLNPSALTIGFARRFATYKRATLILRDIERLSDLLTNPDRPVQFIIAGKAHPQDEEGKKLIQELVSISKDPLFRKRIVFLENYDMNIARYMVEGCDVWLNNPRRPLEASGTSGMKIIANGGLNFSILDGWWDEAYQRELGWKIGNGEEYQNTDYQDEIESRLIYETLEKEIVTTFYDRGEDKLPRKWIHMMKESMKNLGPVFNTNRMVSEYTDKYYNKALNRRKFILENDWDEAKKFSKWKAGLLKNWKSIKFVSVSEENPKTEMKVDSSYKISCEVELGKLSPNDVDIQIYYGKIDNRNDANSNSFVIMNYVKTNEEVGIHTFSGEIRCNNTGHFGYTLRILPKHSLLNNPFELNLIHWA
- a CDS encoding glycerol-3-phosphate acyltransferase, with protein sequence MTLSILLIITYIIGSFPTGFIVLKITHNLDIRKVGSGNVGTLNSFEVTNSKKIGIFVLFVDLIKGIISIILAKLLIPNDFFAAVLALNSAVLGHCYSIWIKFSGGRGLATAAGGALVLSPAILIIWLFNWVIMKKISSNIHVSNFGATIMVIIFSIFFSEELNLITFPPAEEGLIFIFSISLLMFIILTKHITPLKEIIYKN
- a CDS encoding trypsin-like peptidase domain-containing protein; this encodes MKNLKYVFLSSFITLLFASIIFAYFYYEKINNSNDQNQLNLPSESRQQITENSSIIPANIRKLVDNTVTNSRENIITSTVKNVSSAIVGINVTQTRYFRDPYSFFFDRVYERQIPGVGSGAIISPDGYIITNDHVAGDADKIVVTMTDGTEYKAELVGTDQSSDIALLKINARNLPYIQFGNSDDILIGEWVIALGNPFGLFEINDKPTVTVGVVSALNMNLGLIQDRYYLKMIQTDASINSGNSGGPLVNSVGEMIGMNTIIWQENQGGSIGVGFAIPINTIKDIIEELKSNGFVNRDFWTGISIHPIDDAIAKYYKLNSTYGVIISNVDRRSPAEKAGLEVGDVILEVNGAKINNDKTILYVFHQARTNDILKLKVLRDNNTLFINIKLEPKP